From Rhododendron vialii isolate Sample 1 chromosome 10a, ASM3025357v1, the proteins below share one genomic window:
- the LOC131303858 gene encoding probable N-acetyltransferase HLS1, with protein sequence MVEGCETTAVLVVREFDGKKDCKGVEEVERRCEVGSGGKLSLFTDLLGDPICRVRHSPAYLMLVAEAVKVGEGGDKEEREIVGMIRGCIKSVTCGKKFSRSSSGKNCPTAIYTKLAYILGLRVSPSHRRMGIGLELVRRIEEWFRENGAEYSYMATENDNKPSVNLFTVKCGYSKFRTPSILVQPVFAHRVRVSARIAILKLAPSEAESLYRRRFSTTEFFPRDIDSVLNNKLNLGTFIAFPKGTCFPGSWPGADRFLSDPPSSWAVLSVWNCKDVFTLEVRGASRVRKGLARTTRLVDRAFPWLHVPSVPEVFRPFGLHFLYGLGGEGPMAVKYMKALCRFAHNLAMESGCGVVATEVLSHDPLKSGVPHWKALSCPEDLWCIKRLGEDYSDGSVGDWTKSPPGVSVFVDPREF encoded by the exons atggTGGAGGGGTGCGAAACAACGGCGGTTTTGGTGGTGAGGGAGTTCGACGGGAAGAAGGATTGCAAGGGCGTGGAGGAAGTAGAGAGGCGGTGCGAGGTCGGCTCCGGCGGCAAGCTGTCTCTGTTCACCGATCTCCTCGGCGACCCCATTTGCAGGGTTCGCCATTCCCCTGCCTATCTCATGCtg GTAGCGGAGGCAGTGAAGGTGGGTGAAGGAGGAGataaggaggagagagaaatagtaGGAATGATAAGAGGGTGCATCAAAAGCGTTACGTGCGGCAAGAAGTTCTCCAGAAGCAGTAGTGGTAAAAACTGCCCAACCGCTATCTACACCAAACTCGCCTACATATTGGGCCTCCGCGTCTCTCCATCTCACCg GCGAATGGGAATTGGACTGGAGCTGGTTCGAAGAATAGAGGAGTGGTTCAGAGAAAACGGAGCTGAATACTCGTACATGGCAACCGAAAACGACAACAAACCGTCCGTTAACCTCTTCACCGTCAAATGCGGCTACTCCAAGTTCCGTACCCCCTCAATCCTGGTCCAGCCCGTTTTCGCCCACCGGGTCCGGGTCAGCGCCCGAATCGCCATCCTCAAACTCGCCCCCTCCGAGGCCGAATCCCTCTACCGCCGCCGCTTCTCCACCACCGAGTTCTTCCCCCGAGACATTGACTCGGTGCTGAACAATAAACTCAATCTGGGCACCTTCATTGCCTTTCCAAAAGGGACTTGTTTTCCCGGGTCGTGGCCGGGTGCGGATCGGTTCTTATCCGACCCACCCAGTTCGTGGGCGGTTTTAAGCGTGTGGAATTGCAAGGATGTTTTTACACTCGAGGTGCGTGGTGCGTCGCGCGTGAGGAAAGGATTGGCGAGGACGACCCGGTTAGTGGACCGGGCCTTCCCCTGGCTACACGTCCCGTCGGTGCCGGAAGTGTTCCGGCCCTTTGGGCTGCACTTTTTGTATGGGCTGGGCGGGGAAGGCCCAATGGCGGTGAAATACATGAAGGCCCTTTGCAGATTCGCACACAATTTGGCTATGGAGAGCGGGTGTGGGGTGGTGGCGACGGAGGTGTTGAGTCACGACCCGCTCAAGTCAGGGGTTCCACACTGGAAGGCGCTATCGTGCCCCGAGGACCTGTGGTGCATCAAGAGGCTAGGGGAAGATTACAGCGACGGCTCCGTGGGCGACTGGACCAAGTCGCCACCCGGAGTTTCTGTTTTCGTTGATCCCAGAGAGTTCTAA